One Vitis riparia cultivar Riparia Gloire de Montpellier isolate 1030 chromosome 4, EGFV_Vit.rip_1.0, whole genome shotgun sequence genomic window carries:
- the LOC117913234 gene encoding probable leucine-rich repeat receptor-like protein kinase At1g35710, translating to MASSISAVIVMWVVAMAATAAASSQTWIEGEALRKSTWWRSYNTTTGHFNWPRISHNAGESVIEIWTVPTQVNGLLTQFNFSSFPNLVRLNFSYLGLNGDIPHQIGTFTKLTHLDLSHNFLSCERPFSLNNLTKLVELNLGYNHISGQIPCEIGNLRNLVGLDLDGNCLNGAIPSSLSQLTHLTSVYIGWNQMEGPIPPEIWSLKSLVDIYLDHNILTGVIPSSVGHLTNLTSLHLASNQITGLIPYEIGSLKKLVDLALDNNKLVGVIPKELGNCYSLRYLSLKFNRLIRRSSKMACCFAINN from the coding sequence ATGGCCTCCTCCATTTCTGCAGTGATAGTAATGTGGGTGGTTGCAATGGCCGCGACAGCAGCAGCGTCATCACAGACATGGATTGAGGGTGAGGCTCTGCGCAAGAGCACTTGGTGGCGGTCTTACAATACTACTACAGGCCATTTTAATTGGCCACGCATAAGCCATAATGCGGGGGAAAGCGTCATTGAGATTTGGACAGTTCCAACTCAAGTAAATGGGCTGCTTACCCAATTTaacttctcttcatttccaaATCTGGTTCGGCTAAATTTTAGCTATCTTGGCCTAAATGgtgacatcccacatcaaaTAGGTACTTTCACAAAACTCACCCACCTTGATCTTTCTCACAACTTTCTTTCTTGTGAGCGACCTTTTTCTCTGAATAACCTCACCAAGTTAGTGGAACTCAATCTTGGTTATAATCATATATCTGGCCAAATCCCATGTGAAATTGGGAATCTGAGAAATTTGGTTGGCCTAGACTTAGATGGTAACTGTCTCAATGGTGCTATTCCTTCGTCTTTAAGCCAGTTAACCCACTTAACTTCTGTCTACATTGGTTGGAACCAAATGGAGGGTCCAATCCCTCCTGAAATTTGGAGTTTGAAGAGCTTAGTTGATATCTACTTGGATCATAACATTCTCACTGGTGTCATTCCCTCGTCCGTGGGCCATCTCACCAATTTGACTTCTCTCCACCTTGCTTCGAATCAAATCACAGGGTTAATCCCTTATGAAATTGGGAGTTTAAAGAAGTTAGTTGATTTGGCCTTGGATAATAATAAACTTGTGGGTGTGATCCCCAAGGAACTGGGTAATTGCTACAGCTTGCGTTATTTGTCTCTGAAATTCAATCGTTTAATTAGGCGAAGTAGCAAAATGGCTTGTTGTTTTGCTATTAACAACTAG